AAGGTTGAACCACCAACAATACGAACACGGGCGCCCGGAACTAAAGATGCATCGTATTTTTGTACCACAACGATCTCTTTTCCGTCATCTTTACGAATAACCAGTTCTAATGAGTTCACTTGGCTCATTTTTTCTTCAACTTTGCTACCAATCATAGCGCCGGCAATCGCACCAACAGCAGAAGCAATCGCTTTACCTGTACCGCCGCCAATACCGGAACCGGCAATACCACCTAACGCGCCGCCACCAACAGTACCGATAACGCCTTGATTATCCGCTTGGATTTTTACTTCACGAGCAGAAACGATCGTACCATAACTAATTGAACGCGCTTCTTTTGATTGATCACCAGAATAAACATTACCGCTATAAATGTCTTGGTTGGCACAACCAGCTAATCCTAAACTCATTAAAATTGCGAATGCCAATGTGATTTTTTTCATAAAAATCCTC
This portion of the [Pasteurella] aerogenes genome encodes:
- the lpp gene encoding protein Lpp produces the protein MKKITLAFAILMSLGLAGCANQDIYSGNVYSGDQSKEARSISYGTIVSAREVKIQADNQGVIGTVGGGALGGIAGSGIGGGTGKAIASAVGAIAGAMIGSKVEEKMSQVNSLELVIRKDDGKEIVVVQKYDASLVPGARVRIVGGSTLNVSAL